The genomic stretch AGAGTGCAGCGGTGATCACGAAACGTGCGACGACGCTCGCGGACGGCCGCGACCTCTTCTACTTCGACGACGCCGACTCGACGCTGCCCGCTGAGCGCAGCATCGACGAGCGTGTCCTGGACCCGCGGCCGGCGACGGCCCGGATGCGCCAGGACGTCCTGACCGGCGAGTGGGTGTCGATCGCGAGCGCGCGGCAGAACCGGGTGTTCCTGCCGCCCGCCGACCAGGACCCGCTCGCGCCACAGACGGCCGCGAACCCGTCCGAGATCCCGAGCCGGTACGACGTCGCGGTGTTCGAGAACCGGTCGCCGTCCTTCGGGCCGGACCTGGTCGGCGACGACGCGCCGTCGTCCCTCGAGTCACTGTCGGACGTCGGCCTGAACCGGCAGCTCCGCTCGGTCGGCCGCTGCGAGGTCGTCTGCTTCTCCCCCGAGACCAGCGGCTCGTTCGCTTCCATCTCCGAGTCGCGTGCACGCACCGTCGTCGAGGCCTGGGCCGACCGCACCGCCGCGCTGTCCGCGATGCCCGGCATCCAGCAGGTGTTCCCGTTCGAGAACCGGGGCGAGGCGATCGGCGTCACCCTGCACCACCCGCACGGCCAGATCTACGCGTACCCGTACGTGACCCCGCGCACGCAGCGACTGCTGTCGTCGATCGAGCGCTTCGGCCCGGACCTGTTCGAGCAGCACCTGGCGAACGAGCGCGGCTCCGAGCGGGTCGTCCTCGCCGGCGAGCACTTCACCGCCTTCGTGCCGTTCGCCGCGCGCTGGCCCGTCGAGATCCACATGCTGCCGCACCGCCACGTGCCGGACTTCGCCGGGCTCACCGACGCCGAGAAGGACGAGCTCGCGCACCTGCACCTACGGCTCACCCGCGGTCTCGACGCCCTCTACGGCGACCCGACCCCGTACATCGCCGCGTGGCACCAGGCCCCGGTGCACACCGGCCGCGACACCGTGCGGCTGATGCTGCAGATCACGTCCCCGCGTCGGTCGGCGGACAAGTTGAAGTTCCTGGCCGGCAGTGAGGCCGCGATGGGCGCCTGGATCGGGGACCTCGTCCCGGAGAAGGCCGCCGAGTTCATCCGAGGAGGGATCGAACGAGCATGACGTTCCAGCAGGTGTTCGGGTACGAGCCGGCGGTGCGGTACTCCGCCCCCGGCCGCGTCAACCTGATCGGTGAGCACACCGACTACAACGACGGGTACGTGCTGCCCTTCGCGATCGACCGGCGCACGACGTCGGACATCGCGCCGCGCGAGGACCGGGTCATCCGCGTCGCGTCGTCGTTCGACCTGGAGGGCGGCCCGGTGTCGCTGTCCCTCGACGACCTCGACCCCGCCCACATGACGGGTTGGTCGGCGTACGTCTTCGGCATCGCCTGGGCTCTCCGCGAGCAGGCCGGCGCGGATCTGTCCGACCGCACCGGGTTCGACGTCTTCATCGACTCGGACGTGCCGGTCGGCGCCGGACTGTCGTCGAGTGCCGCGATCGAGTGCGGTGTCGCCCTGGCGTTCACCGACCTGTGGGAGCTCGGACTCGACCGGAAGACCCTGGCCCGCGTCGGCCAGTACTCCGAGAACCACGCCGTCGGTGCCCCCACCGGCATCATGGACCAGTCCGCGTCGCTGCTCGGCGAACAGGACGCCGTCGTGTTCCTCGACTGCCGCACGCTCGACACCGCCGTGGTGGACTTGGCGCTCGAGGCGAACGACCTCGAGATCCTGGTCGTCGACACTCGCGTCGAGCACGCCCACGCGACCGGCGGGTACAAGGCCCGTCGTGACTCGTGCGAGAAGGGCGCCGAGGTGCTCGGTGTCCCGGCCCTCCGCGACGTGTCGGTCGACGATCTGCCGCGTGCCCAGGAGCTGCTCGACGACGAGACCTTCCGTCGGGTGCGGCACATCGTGACCGAGGACCAGCGCGTCCTCGACACCGTCCGGACGCTGCGCGAGCAGGGGCCCCGGGCGATCGGCTCGTTGCTCGTCGCCTCGCACGAGTCGATGCGCGACGACTTCGAGATCTCGGTGCCGGAGCTCGACCTGGCGGTGTCGACCGCGGTCGAGCACGGCGCCGTCGGCGCGCGCATGACCGGTGGCGGGTTCGGTGGCGCGGCCATCGCGCTCGTCGACCGGGAGGCCCGTGACCGGATCGCCGCGGCCGTCACCGCCGCCTTCGCCTCGGCCGGGTACCGCGAGCCGACCGTGTTCACGGTGCGCGCGGCGCAGGGCGCGC from Curtobacterium sp. MCLR17_032 encodes the following:
- the galK gene encoding galactokinase; this translates as MTFQQVFGYEPAVRYSAPGRVNLIGEHTDYNDGYVLPFAIDRRTTSDIAPREDRVIRVASSFDLEGGPVSLSLDDLDPAHMTGWSAYVFGIAWALREQAGADLSDRTGFDVFIDSDVPVGAGLSSSAAIECGVALAFTDLWELGLDRKTLARVGQYSENHAVGAPTGIMDQSASLLGEQDAVVFLDCRTLDTAVVDLALEANDLEILVVDTRVEHAHATGGYKARRDSCEKGAEVLGVPALRDVSVDDLPRAQELLDDETFRRVRHIVTEDQRVLDTVRTLREQGPRAIGSLLVASHESMRDDFEISVPELDLAVSTAVEHGAVGARMTGGGFGGAAIALVDREARDRIAAAVTAAFASAGYREPTVFTVRAAQGARRDA
- the galT gene encoding galactose-1-phosphate uridylyltransferase, producing MITKRATTLADGRDLFYFDDADSTLPAERSIDERVLDPRPATARMRQDVLTGEWVSIASARQNRVFLPPADQDPLAPQTAANPSEIPSRYDVAVFENRSPSFGPDLVGDDAPSSLESLSDVGLNRQLRSVGRCEVVCFSPETSGSFASISESRARTVVEAWADRTAALSAMPGIQQVFPFENRGEAIGVTLHHPHGQIYAYPYVTPRTQRLLSSIERFGPDLFEQHLANERGSERVVLAGEHFTAFVPFAARWPVEIHMLPHRHVPDFAGLTDAEKDELAHLHLRLTRGLDALYGDPTPYIAAWHQAPVHTGRDTVRLMLQITSPRRSADKLKFLAGSEAAMGAWIGDLVPEKAAEFIRGGIERA